The Pseudomonas sp. B21-023 genomic interval GCCGCAAACACTGTTTCAGCGAACTCGACGCGCGCATCGAATGGGGGCAGCGCATCGCCATCATCGGCGACAACGGCAGCGGCAAGTCGTCACTGCTGCGCCTGCTGCAGGGCAGCCTGGCGCCCAGCGAGGGGCACCTCGAGCGCCACGGCGGTTTGCGTGTCGGCCATGTGGCCCAGGTACTGGACGGCGAGTCGTCGCTCAGCGGCGGGCAGCGTGTCAACCAGGCATTGAGCCAGGCCCTGGCCCTGGGCCCCGACCTGCTGCTGCTGGACGAGCCGACCAACCATCTGGACGCCGCCAACCGCCGCTCGCTGTCGCGCATGCTCGAGCATTTCCACGGCACCCTGGTGCTGGTGACCCACGACGTGGCCCTGATGAACCAGACCTGTGACACGCTCTGGCACTTGCACCACGGGCGCCTGGATGTGTTCAACGGCAGCTACGCCGACTACATGGCCGAGCGCGACCTGCAGCGCGGCGTGCTCGACAAGCGCATCGCCGAGGTGCGCCGCGCCCGCGACGACGCCCACGACTCGCTGATGCAGGAACAGGCCCGCGCCGCCAGCGCCCGCAAGCGCGGGGTCAAGGCGATTCAGAACAGCAAGTGGGCGACCGTGCGCTCGCCGACCAAGCTGGGCCGCGGCAACACCACCGCCGGGCGCAAGCAGGCGCAGATCCTGCAGCAGCAGCGCGAGCTCGGCGAGCAACTGGCCGAGCTGCGCCCGGAGCCGGTGATCGTGCCACGCTTCCACCTGCCGGCGACGGGCCAGTCGTCGCGGGTGCTGATCCAGGTGCGTGGCGGCAGCGTCGGCTACGCCGACGCGCCGGTGCTCAGCGGCATCGACCTGCAGCTGGACGGCGGCGAACGCCTGGCCCTGACCGGCAACAACGGCAGCGGCAAGTCCACCCTGGCGCGGGCGATCCTCGGCGACCCGCGGGTCTGGCGCCGTGGCGACTGGCTGCTGCCGGCGCCCGAGCAGATCGGCTACATCGACCAGCACTACGACACCCTGCCCGTCGATGCCAATGTGCAGGAAGCCCTGGCGCGACTAGTGCCGGATTGGCCGCTGGAACAGTTACGCGCGCACCTGGCGGACTTCCTGTTCCGCCAGGCCGATGCGGTGCAGACTCCGGTGGCTGGGCTGTCCGGCGGCGAGAAGGCACGCCTGTCCCTGGCCTGCATCGCCGCCCGGCCGCCGCAGCTACTGATCCTCGACGAGCCGACCAACAACCTCGACCTGCGCATGCGCACCCACCTGCTGGAAGTGCTGGTGGACTACCCCAACGCGCTGCTGGTGATTTCCCACGACCAGGACTTCCTCGACGGCCTGGGCATCGACCGTCACTTTCACTGCGCCAGGGACCACTCGGCCAAGGGCCAGTAGCGGCCCTTGCGTGACTCGTACAAGGTGAAGTGGCGGGCGATGAGGTGGAACGCCGGCGCCTCGGCCGCCTCCGGCAAGGGGCCAGGAAAATCCCGGGACAGGGTCAAGTGCGGCCGGTAATCGCGCACCTGCGGCTCGATACCCAGGGGCAGCAGCGCCTGCTGCAAGCCGTACACCAGCTGGCGCAGGGCCAGCGGCGCCTGCTCGGGCGCAAGCACCAACGCCGAAGCCCGCGGCCACACCTGCAACTGGTCGAGGACCAGGCGCAGGTTGGCCTCAGGAAGCCGCAGCGTATCCACCGCAGCGCACACCGCCGGCACCTGGGCGGCATCGACATCGCCCAGGAACAGCAAGGTGACATGGAAGTTCTCGCTTGGCACCGGCTTGCCGCTGCGCAGGCCCAGAGCACGCCGCCACTGGCTGATGCCACGGCGCTGTTCGTCGCCCAGCGACAGGGCGAAGAACAGCCGCTTGAAGGGGGCCCCATTAGGACGTGCGTCCTGAATCATCGGGAGTTCCTTGCTGGATGGACGGCCACCGGATTGTAAACGCCGGGTCGTCAGAAATACCCACTCATGCGGATGAATCGTTTGCGCAAGCTGTAGGCCATGCCACCTAAGTCGGGCCGTTTTGTCGTAACAATAAGTACAAACCCTGGCCACGATTGTTTATGCTGGCGGGCTTACGCCATGGCGCATGGCCATTTTTTCGACAAGTAAACGTCCATGAAAATTGCATTCGTACTGATCTTCGTCCTCTCGATCGCCTATGTTCATCTGCGCGGTCGGGTTCGTCACAAGCTGACCCGCCAGCTGGGTGACCACTCCAGCTTCCTGGCCCCGGTCAACGCCTTCCTGTACCTGTTCTCCAAGCACCCGGCCAAGCCTTACCTGCCGGTCAGCGCCTTCCCTGAGCTGCAGGTGCTGCAGGACCACTGGCAGGAGATCCGCAAGGAAGGCCAGCAACTGCTGCAGGCCGGCGAGATCAAGAAGTCCGACAACTATGACGATGTCGGCTTCAACTCGTTCTTCAAGACCGGCTGGAAGCGCTTCTACCTGAAGTGGTACGGCGAGAGCCACCCCTCGGCGATGACCCTGTGCCCGCGTACCACCGAACTGCTGGCCGGCATCGGCACAGTCAAGGCGGCGATGTTCGCCACCCTGCCGCCGGGCGCCAAGCTGGTACGCCACCGTGACCCGTACGCCGGCTCCTACCGCTACCACCTGGGCCTGGACACGCCCAACGACGATGGCTGCTACATCGACGTGGACGGCGAGAAGTACTCCTGGCGTGACGGCGAGGGCGTGGTGTTCGACGAAACCTACATTCACTATGCCGCCAACACCACCGAGCACAACCGCATCATCCTGTTCTGCGACGTCGAGCGTCCACTGAAGTACCGCTGGGCGTCTGCGTTCAACCGCTGGTTCAGCCGTAACGTGATGGCCGCCGCTGCCGCGCCCAACGATGCCAATGACAAAACCGGCGGCATCAACCGCCTGTTCACGCGTATCTACAAGATCCGTGAGCGCGGCAAGGCCATGAAAAAGCGCAACCGCACCCGCTACTACCTGGAGAAATGGGCGGTGGTCGCGGCGCTGGTGCTGGTGTTCATCTACATCTGATCCGGTCGTCATCTTCGCGGGGCAACCCCGCTCCTGCCAGCAGTGGGAGCGGGCTTGCCCCGCGAGTGTTTTCCCCGCTGCACATCCCGTCTTCGACTAGCCTGAAAGCTCCTGTTGCCAACCTGACAAGGTGAAGACGAGGAGCATGATGGACTGGGACGCCTACCGTAAGCAGTTGATGGCCGGCATCGGCGATCTCAAGCAACTCTCCCCCGATACCGTGGCCGGCTACATGACCGCCAGTGGCGCCGGGGCCAAGACCAACCACCTGGACGCCAAGACCCGCGAGCTGATCTCCCTGGCCGTGGCCGTCACCACCCGCTGCGACGGCTGCATCGCCGTGCATTCGCAGCAGGCGGTCAAGCATGGCGCCACCCGCGAGGAGATCGCCGAGGCCCTGGGCGTGGCGGTGGCGATGAACGCCGGCGCGGCACTGGTCTACTCGGCCCGAGCCCTGGACGCGATGGGCAAGGCCGGCGCCTGACACACCAAGGCGTCGCCGCCCTTGCGCGACGACGCCCTGGCACCCAGACTTGGCGGCTCAGCCCGTGCAGGAACCGCCATGATCCAGATTCGCCCCATGACCCCGGAAGACTTCGAGCGCTTCTGGCCGACCTTCCAGGCCATTGTCCAGGCTCGCCAGACCTATGCCTTCGACCCCGCTCTTAATATCGACCAGGCCCGCACGCTGTGGCTGGAGAGCCCGTTGCGCACCCTGGTGGCCGAGGCAGATGGCGAACTGCTCGGTTCCTACTTCCTCAAGGCCAATGCCGCCGGGCCCGGAGCGCACGTGGGCAACTGCGGCTACATGGTGTGCGAAAACGCCCGTGGCCGTGGCGTGGCCAGGCTGATGTGCGAGCATTCGCAGAAGCTCGCCCGCCAGGAAGGCTTCCTGGCCCTGCAGTTCAATTCGGTGGTGGCGACCAACGAAGTGGCCGTGGCGCTGTGGCACAAGCTCGGCTTCGAGACCGTCGGCCGCCTGCCCAAGGCCTACCGCCATGCTGAACTCGGCCTGGTCGACTGCCTGGTGATGTACAAGTGGCTGGCCGACGAGCCGGTGGTGGAGAAACCGCCGCTGTTGATCGGGCGCAAGAACATCGAAGCGCGGGTGTCGCGGCGACGCGGTCGCTAGCGGCTGCTACAGCGGGCCGCCGAGCGGCCCGCCCCTGCCCCTTGCCGGGTCATCACCCGGCAAAACACTGCAGCACGTCAACGACGCGGTCGCGTCAAGCTGCCACACTAGGGCCATTGCCTTTCGTGCCTGTGTGAAGGAACACCCCCTCCCCATGAACCATGAGCTGCTCTGGGTCCTTGGCCTGCTGGCCGTCGTCGTCACCCTGTTCATCCTCAACCGCCCGCGCATGGACGTGGTCGCCCTGCTGGTGATCGTCGCCCTGCCGCTGTCGGGCATCCTCACCGTGGAGCAGGCCATGGCCGGCTTCAGCGACCCCAACGTGGTGCTGATCGCAGCCCTGTTCGTGATCGGCGAAGGGCTGGTGCGCACCGGCATCGCCTACCGCATCGGCGAATGGATGAGCGAGCGCGCCGGCAACAGCGAGGCGCGCCTGCTGGTGCTGCTGATGGTGGCCGTGGCCGGCCTGGGTTCGGTGATGAGTTCCACCGGCGTGGTGGCGATCTTCATCCCGGTGGTGCTGAGCATTGCCGCGCGCCAGCAGCTTTCGCCCAGCCGGCTGATGATGCCGCTGAGCTTCGCCGGCCTGATCAGTGGCATGCTGAGCCTGGTGGCGACACCGCCGAACGTGGTGGTGCACAGCGAGCTGGTGCGCCACGGCGAGAGCGGCTTCGGCTTTTTCAGCTTCACCCCCTTTGGCCTGGTGGTGCTGATGCTCGGTATCGGCTACATGCTGCTGACCCGCCACTGGCTCAACGGCGAGGTGCGCAAGGACGGCCGGGTCGAAAGCCGCCGCACCCTGCTCGACCTGGTGCTGGACTACAAACTCAACGGCCGCGAGCGCCGCCTGCGCATCCGCCCCCATTCGCCGCTGATCGGCCATACCCTCGGCGAGCTGGAGCTGCGCACCCGCCACGGCGCCAACGTGATCGGCATCGAACGCCAGCACAAGTTCACCACCCGGGTGATCGGCGCCGACTCCGGCACCTTGCTGCAGCAGGGCGACGTACTGTTGCTGGACCTGTTCGCCAACCGCGACGACCTGCGCAGCCTGTGCCAGACCATGCTGCTTGAGCCCCTGCACTTCAAGGCCGCCTACTTCATCGACCAGTCCCAGGAACTGGGCATGGCAGAGATATCGCTGCCGCCGGGCTCACAACTGATCGGCAAGAACATCCTCGAGCTGGCCTTTCGCACCCGCTACGACCTCAACGTGGTCGGCCTGCGCCGTGACCAGCAAGCCATCGAAGGGCAACTGGTGGAAGAAAAGCTGCGCCTGGGCGACACCCTGCTGGTGGTCGGCCCGTGGAAGGCGGTGCGCCAGCTGCAGGGCAAGCCGCGCGACTTCCTGGTACTGAGCCTGCCGGCGGAAATCGACCAGGTCGCGCCGGCACGCGCCCGGGCACCCTATGCGCTGATCAGCCTGGCGGTAATGGTCGGGCTGATGGTCAGCGGCCTGGTGCCCAACGTCATCGCCGCGCTGATCGGCTGCCTGCTGATGGGCGCCGGGCGCTGCATCGACATGAACAGCGCCTACCGCGCCATCCACTGGCAGAGCCTGGTGCTGATCGTCGGCATGCTGCCCTTTGCCCTGGCCCTGCAGAAGACCGGCGGCATCGACCTGGCCGTCGGTGCGCTGGTCGGTGCGCTCGGCGGCGCCGGGCCCAGCGTGATCCTCGCCTGCCTGTTCGCGGTGACGGCGCTGATCGGGCTGTTCATCTCCAATACCGCCACCGCGGTGCTGATGGCCCCGGTGGCGGTGAGCACCGCGCAGCAGCTGGGCATGTCGCCCTACCCGTTCGCCATGACCGTGGCCCTGGCGGCGTCGGCGGCGTTCATGACGCCGGTGTCGTCTCCGGTCAACACCCTGGTGCTGGGGCCCGGCCAGTACCGCTTCGCCGACTTCGTCAAGGTCGGCGTGCCGTTCACCCTGCTGGTGATGCTGGTGACCGTGCTGATGGTGCCGTGGGTGTTCGAGCTGTAGTCGTGGGCACGATCCGGGCCGATTGCGGCGAATTGACATCAATTGATCAGTTGAAAGACACTGACACGACATCGTCCCAGGTGCCTACAGCCGTTTTCCTGGATTCTGTCTTCGCTTGTCGGTCGAGCCCATGGTGTCTCCAGTTCCGTCACGCCTGCTACCCCCGCTGATTCTGTTCGGCTTGACCCTGGCGCTGACTCTGGGCGGCATCCTCGCCCGCCCCATCGAATCACTGTCGCTGTTCTGGCCGGTGAACGCGGTACTCGCCGGCGTGCTGCTACGCAACCCACGCCAAGCCAGCCCCGGCGGCTTTGCCCTGGTCTATCTGGCCATGGTCGGTGCCGACCTGGCCTGCGGCAGCGCCTGGCGCCCGGCCTTGTGGTTCAACCTGTGCAACCTCGGCGCCATCGCCACCATCTGGTACCTGATGGCTCGGCTGCCGCGCGTGCATCGTCGCCTGCGCACCCCGCACGGCACCCTGTGCCTGTTCGGTGCCTGCGCCGTCGGTGCGGTGGTCGCCGCGAGCCTGGCCTGCGTAATGGCCGCGCCGTGGTTCGAACAATCGCTGCGCGCCACCTGGCTGGCCTGGTTCAGCGAACAGTTCTCCACCAGCGTGCTGGTCCTGCCGGTGCTGCTCACCGCGCCATCGCCCAGGGCCCTGACCCGCCCCGGCTGCACCGGCCAGACGGTGCGCCTGGCGCCGTTGCTGGTGCTGTTCGCCTCGCTGAGCGTCAGTATCGTCTTCGGCGGGCCCGGCGCCATCGCTTTCCCGATTGCCGCGCTGTTGTGGTGCGCGCTCAGCTATTCGCCCTTTCTCGTGTCGCTGCTGGCCCTCACCGCGGGCAGCACGTTGATCGTCGCCGTGGCGCAGAACCTCATGCATTTCAACATCCCGCAGAGCGAGTCGGGGGTCACTACCTTGATGTCGGCGCGCCTGGGCATCGCCATGCTGGTGCTCGGCCCGCTGGTGCTGGCCTGCGTCAGCAGCGCCAACCGCAGCCTGATGGCGCGCCTGGCGCACCAGGCGACCATCGACCACCTGACCGGGGCCCTCAGCCGCAGCGCCTTCATCCGCCGCGCCCACGCCCTGCTCGACAACCGCCAGCAAGCGCCGCTGACCTTGATGATGCTCGACATCGATCACTTCAAGACCATCAACGACCAGCATGGCCACGCAATCGGCGACCAGGTGCTGCGCCAGTTCGCCATGACCCTGCAGGACCAGTTGCACGATGGCGAGCTGTTCGCCCGCCTGGGCGGCGAGGAGTTCGTCATCGTCGTGCCGGGGCTGGCGCCGGAGCTGGCCAGGTTCACCGCCGAGCGCCTGCGCCGGGCGGTGCAGGACCAGCACATCGCGCAGCCCGGGCAGTCGCTGCGGATCACCGTGAGCATCGGTGTGAGCGGTTGCGCCGCCGGCACCCCGGCACCCAGCCTGGACGTGCTGCTGGCCAGCGCCGACCAGGCGCTCTACCGGGCCAAGGCCCAGGGCCGTAACCGTGTCGAACAAGCCGATGGGCAGCGCCAGGTGGTGTGAGTCAACCGGCCAGCAGGTCCCAGCTCAGCTTGGCGATCAGCACGCACAGCAGCACCAGGAACAGCCCCCGCACGAACCCGGCGCCCTTGCGCACCGCTAGCCAGGTGCCGGTCAGCGCGCCAAGGACATTGAACAGCGCCATCGGCAGCGCAATGGCCCACAGCACATTGCCCGACGGGATGAAGAACACCAGCGCAGCCAGGTTGGTGGCGATGTTGACCAGCTTCGCCGAGGCCGAGGCATGCAGGAAATCCAGGGCGAAGAAGCGGATGAACAGGAAGATCAGGAAACTGCCGGTGCCAGGCCCGAACAGCCCGTCATAGAAGCCGATGGCGCCACCGATCAGCACCGCCAGGCACTGTTCCTTGCGGCCGATGGCCATGGGTTTGTGCAGGGTGCCGAAATCCTTCTTGCAGAAGGTGTAGATGGCCATCAGCACGATCAGCGCCAGCACCATCGGGCGCATCACGCTCGCCGGCACCAAGGATACGGTGGCCGCGCCGAGGAACGACATCACGAAGGCGCTCAGCGCCGCGGGCACGATCAACCCCCAGTCCAGCTTGACCTTGCGGATGAACGAACGCGCCGCGAACGTGGTACCGCACACCGAGGCCAGCTTGTTGCTGCCCAGCAGTGCCGCCGGCTGGGCGTTGGGCAGCACGTTGAACAGCGCGGGGATCTGGATCAGCCCGCCGCCACCGACGGCAGCGTCGATCAGGCCAGCGGCGAAGGCAAACAGCGAAAGCAGGGCAATATCCATCATCTCGAAGGTCCAGGCGGCACAAAACAGGCTGCCAGACTAATCAAAGCGCCGCGCTTGTGTTGAAATGCCATATTGCGAAAACTGCAACAAGGAGCCCTTGCATGGCCCTGGACATGCTGCGTGAAATACAAGCGTTCGTCAGCGTTGCGCACAAGCGCAGCTTTGTCAGCGCCGCCCGTGCCCTGGGCCGTTCGCCCAGCGCAGTAACTCGTGCGGTGCAGGCGCTGGAGGACAACAGCGGCGCCAAGCTGTTCAACCGCAGCGCCAGCGCCGTGTCATTGACCGAGGCCGGCGAGCGTCTGCTGCCTCACGCCGAACGCTTGCTGGATGTGCAACGGGATGCCGCCGACGAGTTGGCCGCGCTGACCGGCAACGCCAAGGGCTGGATCCGCCTGGCCGCGCCCGAGGTTCTGGCCCAGCAGATATTGCCAGGAGTGCTGGCCGAGTTCTCTCGTCGCCACCCTCACGTCACCCTCGACGTGCAGTACAGCGATCAGGTTCTGGATCCGCTGCAAGGCAAGCTGGACTTCGTGATCCGCGGAGCCTTCCCACAGTCCAGCGAACTGATCGGCTACCCGCTATGGCGTTACCGCCGCCACCTGTACGCCAGTCCTGAGTACCTGGCGCAGGCCGGCACGCCCCAAGGGCTGGAAGACCTGGAACGGCATGCGCTGATCCTGCATACCGCACCGCGCATCCTCAAGGCCTGGCATTTCAGCAAGGATGGGCGCATCTCCAGCCTGCGCCCACGGCCGCGGCTGCGCCTGGGCTCAGGGGTGGCAGTACTGCAAACCACCCTGGCGGGCGCCGGCATCGCGCGGCTGGCCGATTGGCTGGGGGAACCGGAGGTGCGAGCCGGACGGTTGGTGCGGGTCTGCCCCGATTTTCACCTGACATCCAGCACCGGGCACGACCCGCAGATGCATGCCGTGTACCCCGCCGGCGACCTTCCGGCACGGGCTCGCGAGCTGCTGCAGGCCCTGCGCGATGCCCGTCCGCGCCTATGGGAACAGCCCTGAACAGGCCTGCTCAATTTCTGCTCAATCTAACAGAGTGCCTGCCAATACTGGCCTGTAGCGTTTTATCCACAGACCTACCCACGATTTTTGTGGACAGTTTCCGCAAGCCTTGAAGGAAAAATTACAAGCGCAGCAAGGCCACGTTGGCCAGCTTGACCAACTCGATCCATTCGCTTGCGCTGATCACACCGGAACGCTCCAACTCTTCGGCACGGCGCAGTGCCTGATCGTAGTCCTCTTCGTGGAGGATGCCCTCGCCGAGAAAACGACCGCGCCACTCCAGCATCGCTGCAGTGCCTTTCTTGCATTCCATAGTGTGTATTGTCTCCAAGGCAAGTGAATGGCCCGTGTGCCCGGGCCCTTTGATTGGGGGCGGGAGATTACACGAGCGACTTGCACTTGAGAACGACTTGCAGCTACCGCTTGTCTAGACGACTGCGGTATTCGGCGGGAAAACCGGGAGGGAAGAGTCCGGCCCGCCATTGCGCCAGGCGGGCCGGGACAGGAAAAAGTTGCGGCTCAGCTTGGCGGAATGGTGCCCAGCAGGCCAATCATGATAGTCAGCAGCAGAAAACCACCCAGAAACAGCGCGAGCTTGCCCATCGGAACCTCTACAG includes:
- the lpxO gene encoding lipid A hydroxylase LpxO, whose product is MKIAFVLIFVLSIAYVHLRGRVRHKLTRQLGDHSSFLAPVNAFLYLFSKHPAKPYLPVSAFPELQVLQDHWQEIRKEGQQLLQAGEIKKSDNYDDVGFNSFFKTGWKRFYLKWYGESHPSAMTLCPRTTELLAGIGTVKAAMFATLPPGAKLVRHRDPYAGSYRYHLGLDTPNDDGCYIDVDGEKYSWRDGEGVVFDETYIHYAANTTEHNRIILFCDVERPLKYRWASAFNRWFSRNVMAAAAAPNDANDKTGGINRLFTRIYKIRERGKAMKKRNRTRYYLEKWAVVAALVLVFIYI
- a CDS encoding sensor domain-containing diguanylate cyclase, whose amino-acid sequence is MSVEPMVSPVPSRLLPPLILFGLTLALTLGGILARPIESLSLFWPVNAVLAGVLLRNPRQASPGGFALVYLAMVGADLACGSAWRPALWFNLCNLGAIATIWYLMARLPRVHRRLRTPHGTLCLFGACAVGAVVAASLACVMAAPWFEQSLRATWLAWFSEQFSTSVLVLPVLLTAPSPRALTRPGCTGQTVRLAPLLVLFASLSVSIVFGGPGAIAFPIAALLWCALSYSPFLVSLLALTAGSTLIVAVAQNLMHFNIPQSESGVTTLMSARLGIAMLVLGPLVLACVSSANRSLMARLAHQATIDHLTGALSRSAFIRRAHALLDNRQQAPLTLMMLDIDHFKTINDQHGHAIGDQVLRQFAMTLQDQLHDGELFARLGGEEFVIVVPGLAPELARFTAERLRRAVQDQHIAQPGQSLRITVSIGVSGCAAGTPAPSLDVLLASADQALYRAKAQGRNRVEQADGQRQVV
- a CDS encoding LysR family transcriptional regulator — its product is MALDMLREIQAFVSVAHKRSFVSAARALGRSPSAVTRAVQALEDNSGAKLFNRSASAVSLTEAGERLLPHAERLLDVQRDAADELAALTGNAKGWIRLAAPEVLAQQILPGVLAEFSRRHPHVTLDVQYSDQVLDPLQGKLDFVIRGAFPQSSELIGYPLWRYRRHLYASPEYLAQAGTPQGLEDLERHALILHTAPRILKAWHFSKDGRISSLRPRPRLRLGSGVAVLQTTLAGAGIARLADWLGEPEVRAGRLVRVCPDFHLTSSTGHDPQMHAVYPAGDLPARARELLQALRDARPRLWEQP
- a CDS encoding GNAT family N-acetyltransferase — translated: MIQIRPMTPEDFERFWPTFQAIVQARQTYAFDPALNIDQARTLWLESPLRTLVAEADGELLGSYFLKANAAGPGAHVGNCGYMVCENARGRGVARLMCEHSQKLARQEGFLALQFNSVVATNEVAVALWHKLGFETVGRLPKAYRHAELGLVDCLVMYKWLADEPVVEKPPLLIGRKNIEARVSRRRGR
- a CDS encoding carboxymuconolactone decarboxylase family protein, whose product is MMDWDAYRKQLMAGIGDLKQLSPDTVAGYMTASGAGAKTNHLDAKTRELISLAVAVTTRCDGCIAVHSQQAVKHGATREEIAEALGVAVAMNAGAALVYSARALDAMGKAGA
- the thpR gene encoding RNA 2',3'-cyclic phosphodiesterase, yielding MIQDARPNGAPFKRLFFALSLGDEQRRGISQWRRALGLRSGKPVPSENFHVTLLFLGDVDAAQVPAVCAAVDTLRLPEANLRLVLDQLQVWPRASALVLAPEQAPLALRQLVYGLQQALLPLGIEPQVRDYRPHLTLSRDFPGPLPEAAEAPAFHLIARHFTLYESRKGRYWPLAEWSLAQ
- a CDS encoding SLC13 family permease — protein: MNHELLWVLGLLAVVVTLFILNRPRMDVVALLVIVALPLSGILTVEQAMAGFSDPNVVLIAALFVIGEGLVRTGIAYRIGEWMSERAGNSEARLLVLLMVAVAGLGSVMSSTGVVAIFIPVVLSIAARQQLSPSRLMMPLSFAGLISGMLSLVATPPNVVVHSELVRHGESGFGFFSFTPFGLVVLMLGIGYMLLTRHWLNGEVRKDGRVESRRTLLDLVLDYKLNGRERRLRIRPHSPLIGHTLGELELRTRHGANVIGIERQHKFTTRVIGADSGTLLQQGDVLLLDLFANRDDLRSLCQTMLLEPLHFKAAYFIDQSQELGMAEISLPPGSQLIGKNILELAFRTRYDLNVVGLRRDQQAIEGQLVEEKLRLGDTLLVVGPWKAVRQLQGKPRDFLVLSLPAEIDQVAPARARAPYALISLAVMVGLMVSGLVPNVIAALIGCLLMGAGRCIDMNSAYRAIHWQSLVLIVGMLPFALALQKTGGIDLAVGALVGALGGAGPSVILACLFAVTALIGLFISNTATAVLMAPVAVSTAQQLGMSPYPFAMTVALAASAAFMTPVSSPVNTLVLGPGQYRFADFVKVGVPFTLLVMLVTVLMVPWVFEL
- a CDS encoding ATP-binding cassette domain-containing protein, giving the protein MAMIELLGVGLHHGRKHCFSELDARIEWGQRIAIIGDNGSGKSSLLRLLQGSLAPSEGHLERHGGLRVGHVAQVLDGESSLSGGQRVNQALSQALALGPDLLLLDEPTNHLDAANRRSLSRMLEHFHGTLVLVTHDVALMNQTCDTLWHLHHGRLDVFNGSYADYMAERDLQRGVLDKRIAEVRRARDDAHDSLMQEQARAASARKRGVKAIQNSKWATVRSPTKLGRGNTTAGRKQAQILQQQRELGEQLAELRPEPVIVPRFHLPATGQSSRVLIQVRGGSVGYADAPVLSGIDLQLDGGERLALTGNNGSGKSTLARAILGDPRVWRRGDWLLPAPEQIGYIDQHYDTLPVDANVQEALARLVPDWPLEQLRAHLADFLFRQADAVQTPVAGLSGGEKARLSLACIAARPPQLLILDEPTNNLDLRMRTHLLEVLVDYPNALLVISHDQDFLDGLGIDRHFHCARDHSAKGQ
- a CDS encoding TSUP family transporter, which encodes MMDIALLSLFAFAAGLIDAAVGGGGLIQIPALFNVLPNAQPAALLGSNKLASVCGTTFAARSFIRKVKLDWGLIVPAALSAFVMSFLGAATVSLVPASVMRPMVLALIVLMAIYTFCKKDFGTLHKPMAIGRKEQCLAVLIGGAIGFYDGLFGPGTGSFLIFLFIRFFALDFLHASASAKLVNIATNLAALVFFIPSGNVLWAIALPMALFNVLGALTGTWLAVRKGAGFVRGLFLVLLCVLIAKLSWDLLAG